In one Melaminivora jejuensis genomic region, the following are encoded:
- the sufT gene encoding putative Fe-S cluster assembly protein SufT — MTYRRQREDVLVRRTVGVETIPSGHPVELEAGQLAQITQALGGSFTLLVEGQLMRLKGQDADAIGKQPPQAIAAPQDLHIDDLEPLIWQTLRTCYDPEIPVNIVDLGLVYALRFEPLQEQDKVRVVIDMTLTAPGCGMGEAIADEVCDKVLALPRVGEITVNLVFDPPWDRSRMSEEAQLALGL, encoded by the coding sequence ATGACCTATCGCCGCCAACGCGAGGACGTGCTGGTGCGCCGCACAGTGGGCGTGGAGACCATCCCCAGCGGCCACCCGGTCGAGCTAGAAGCCGGGCAGCTCGCGCAGATCACCCAGGCGCTGGGCGGCTCGTTCACGCTGCTGGTCGAGGGCCAGCTCATGCGCCTCAAGGGCCAGGACGCCGACGCCATCGGCAAGCAGCCGCCGCAGGCCATCGCCGCGCCGCAGGACTTGCACATCGACGACCTGGAGCCGCTGATCTGGCAGACGCTACGCACCTGCTACGACCCGGAGATCCCGGTCAACATCGTCGATCTGGGCCTGGTCTATGCGCTCAGGTTCGAGCCGCTGCAGGAGCAGGACAAGGTGCGCGTGGTCATCGACATGACGCTCACCGCGCCCGGCTGCGGCATGGGCGAGGCCATTGCCGACGAGGTCTGCGACAAGGTGCTGGCCCTGCCGCGCGTGGGCGAGATCACCGTGAATCTGGTGTTCGACCCGCCCTGGGATCGCTCGCGCATGTCCGAGGAGGCGCAGCTGGCGCTGGGGCTGTAG
- the sufU gene encoding Fe-S cluster assembly sulfur transfer protein SufU, which translates to MDNAMNDLYQEVVLEHKRAPRNFGHLAAPTHQAQGTNPSCGDRIAVELQLQGEQVQDIRFSGQGCAICMASTSMMTEAVKGGDVAAAQALQQHFRAVLTGEEEPDDAPLGKLISLAGVRQYPSRIKCALLGWHALMHAIAQHGGKDDAATVQAAESDGATLQASTTEAP; encoded by the coding sequence ATGGACAACGCCATGAACGACCTCTACCAGGAGGTGGTGCTTGAGCACAAGCGCGCGCCGCGCAACTTCGGCCACCTGGCCGCGCCCACGCACCAGGCGCAGGGCACCAACCCCTCGTGCGGCGACCGCATCGCCGTGGAGCTGCAATTGCAGGGCGAGCAAGTGCAGGACATCCGCTTTTCCGGCCAGGGCTGCGCCATCTGCATGGCCTCGACCTCGATGATGACCGAGGCCGTCAAGGGCGGCGACGTGGCCGCCGCGCAGGCGCTGCAGCAGCACTTTCGCGCCGTGCTGACGGGCGAGGAAGAACCAGACGATGCGCCCCTGGGCAAGCTGATCAGCCTGGCCGGCGTGCGCCAGTACCCCAGCCGCATCAAGTGCGCCCTGCTGGGCTGGCACGCGCTGATGCACGCCATCGCCCAGCACGGCGGCAAGGACGACGCCGCCACCGTCCAGGCCGCCGAGAGCGACGGCGCCACCCTGCAGGCCAGCACCACGGAGGCCCCATGA
- a CDS encoding aminotransferase class V-fold PLP-dependent enzyme — MGKPHPLLPSTLPVQALRAEFPILAESIHGQPLAYLDNAATTHMPRAVLAAMQDFEQHQRANIHRAVHTLSQRATDAFEGARATLKAFIGATAGHELVFTSGTTEALNTIAQGLWGAGPTQAWLRPGDRIVVSGLEHHANLVPWQHAAHMTGAQLHILQPDAEGRLHEADLAALLQGGGARVFAITACANATGERPPYEAMLAMAKAAGALTVLDAAQVAAHGVPDMAALECDFLVFSGHKMHGPMGTGALVGRRAALELLYPLRLGGDMVEDVSYERARYAALPMRLEGGTPNVAGAVGLAAAARFIDETGRAAIDAHIHALREQAAAGLAALPGVRVLSRDSAAAALVSFVCEGVHPHDIGTLLDQSGIAVRTGHHCAQPLLDQLVAGPTTRASFALYNTTHEVERLIAATARALELLR, encoded by the coding sequence ATGGGTAAACCGCATCCACTCCTGCCCAGCACCCTGCCCGTGCAGGCCCTGCGCGCCGAATTCCCCATCTTGGCCGAGTCCATCCACGGCCAGCCGCTGGCCTACCTGGACAACGCCGCCACGACCCACATGCCGCGCGCCGTCCTCGCCGCCATGCAGGATTTCGAGCAGCATCAGCGTGCCAACATCCACCGCGCCGTCCACACCCTGAGCCAGCGCGCCACCGACGCCTTCGAGGGCGCCCGCGCCACGCTGAAAGCCTTCATCGGCGCCACCGCCGGGCACGAGCTGGTCTTTACCAGCGGCACAACCGAGGCGCTCAACACCATCGCCCAGGGCCTGTGGGGCGCCGGGCCAACCCAGGCCTGGCTGCGCCCGGGCGACCGTATCGTCGTGAGCGGCCTGGAGCACCACGCCAACCTGGTGCCCTGGCAGCACGCTGCGCACATGACGGGCGCACAACTGCACATCCTCCAGCCCGACGCCGAAGGCCGGCTGCACGAGGCCGATCTGGCCGCGCTGCTGCAAGGCGGCGGCGCCCGGGTCTTTGCCATCACCGCCTGCGCCAACGCCACGGGCGAGCGCCCGCCGTATGAGGCCATGCTGGCGATGGCCAAGGCCGCCGGCGCCCTCACGGTGCTGGATGCGGCCCAGGTCGCCGCGCACGGCGTGCCCGACATGGCGGCGCTGGAGTGCGACTTCCTGGTCTTTTCCGGCCACAAGATGCACGGCCCCATGGGCACGGGCGCGCTGGTGGGCCGGCGCGCAGCGCTGGAGTTGCTGTACCCGCTGCGCCTGGGTGGTGACATGGTCGAGGACGTGAGCTACGAGCGCGCCCGCTACGCCGCCCTGCCCATGCGCCTGGAGGGCGGCACGCCCAACGTCGCCGGGGCCGTAGGGCTGGCGGCCGCCGCGCGCTTCATCGACGAGACAGGCCGCGCCGCCATCGATGCCCACATCCACGCCCTGCGCGAGCAGGCCGCCGCCGGCCTGGCCGCCCTGCCCGGCGTGCGCGTGCTCAGCCGGGACAGCGCCGCAGCAGCGCTGGTGTCCTTCGTCTGCGAAGGTGTACATCCGCACGACATCGGCACGCTGCTCGACCAGTCGGGCATTGCCGTGCGCACCGGCCACCACTGCGCGCAGCCGCTGCTCGACCAGCTGGTGGCCGGGCCGACCACGCGCGCCTCCTTTGCCCTGTACAACACTACGCACGAGGTGGAGCGCCTGATCGCCGCCACCGCCCGCGCCCTGGAGCTGCTGCGATGA
- a CDS encoding SufD family Fe-S cluster assembly protein, with translation MNTAQADRLAAREHLRQYGWIARRSEAFHHLPPPALTHWLGEQAEGTRGDDCAAPPLSGAGWTLLPLQGQGLGAGTAGGVDARWLDAADPEQRAQLFAGLPGPGEGEAAPFAWAHRTLCRQGLRVHVAARPGHEGELVCLALRHQPHGPVEAPLLVLQLDPGVRVLLLETHERSSVGCRHAITQNLHAHIELAPGARLEHLRVIQPGAEDQLAHHIHARLASGAHYAQALVGQASAYHLQRNSIEQAGADSQARHAALLLAADGAQLDHQVYSRMEQGHTRSEVESLVLARGRARVVSNAHTRIAPGADEASLRQRLSGVPLAGQPRLILRPHLEILHDNVQAAHGATWGALPEDALFYASQRGLSEAHARALVIDGMARALLERGLPDSPLLAQWLDSGALATAIGQVQQVDERAA, from the coding sequence ATGAACACCGCACAAGCCGACCGCCTCGCCGCCCGCGAGCACCTGCGCCAGTACGGCTGGATCGCCCGGCGCAGCGAAGCCTTTCACCACCTGCCGCCGCCGGCGCTCACCCACTGGCTGGGCGAGCAGGCCGAGGGCACGCGCGGCGATGACTGCGCCGCGCCACCGCTGTCCGGTGCCGGCTGGACGCTGCTGCCGCTGCAAGGCCAGGGCCTGGGCGCGGGCACTGCCGGCGGCGTCGATGCCCGCTGGCTGGACGCCGCCGACCCCGAGCAGCGCGCCCAGCTTTTTGCCGGCCTGCCCGGCCCCGGCGAGGGCGAGGCCGCGCCGTTTGCCTGGGCGCACCGGACGCTGTGCCGGCAGGGGCTGCGCGTACACGTCGCCGCCCGGCCCGGCCACGAGGGCGAGCTGGTCTGCCTGGCCCTGCGCCACCAGCCCCACGGCCCGGTCGAAGCGCCGCTGCTGGTGCTGCAGCTCGACCCAGGCGTGCGCGTGCTGCTGCTGGAGACGCACGAGCGCAGCAGTGTCGGCTGCCGGCACGCCATCACGCAGAACCTGCACGCACACATCGAGCTGGCGCCCGGTGCGCGGCTGGAGCATCTGCGCGTGATACAGCCCGGGGCCGAGGATCAACTCGCGCACCACATCCACGCCCGGCTGGCCAGCGGCGCGCACTACGCCCAGGCGCTGGTCGGCCAGGCATCGGCCTACCACCTGCAGCGCAACAGCATTGAGCAGGCGGGCGCGGACAGCCAGGCCCGGCACGCCGCGCTGCTGCTGGCGGCGGACGGCGCCCAGCTCGACCATCAGGTCTATAGCCGCATGGAGCAGGGCCACACGCGCAGCGAGGTCGAATCGCTGGTGCTGGCGCGTGGCCGCGCGCGCGTGGTCAGCAACGCCCATACCCGCATCGCCCCGGGCGCCGACGAAGCCAGCCTGCGCCAGCGCCTGTCGGGCGTGCCCCTGGCCGGCCAGCCCCGGCTGATCCTGCGCCCGCACCTGGAAATCCTGCACGACAACGTCCAGGCCGCCCACGGCGCCACCTGGGGCGCGCTGCCCGAGGACGCGCTGTTCTACGCCAGCCAGCGCGGCCTGAGCGAGGCGCACGCGCGCGCACTGGTCATCGACGGCATGGCCCGAGCGCTGCTGGAGCGCGGCCTGCCGGACTCGCCGCTGCTGGCGCAGTGGCTGGACAGCGGCGCGCTGGCGACGGCCATCGGGCAGGTGCAGCAAGTGGATGAAAGGGCAGCATGA
- the sufC gene encoding Fe-S cluster assembly ATPase SufC yields MTDTTPALLDVRDLRVQVGERTVLHCASLTAAPGSLSVLMGANGSGKSTLGMALAGHPHYRVLGGQALLDGQDLLAMAAHERARAGLFVSFQSPPDIPGVKNNLFIRTALNAVQESRGQQPLDAFDFLSRAKKSARELGLPEAMLARPVNEGFSGGERKRNELLQLSLLQPRVALLDEIDSGLDVDGVRAVVALVARLRAQGTAFIIISHYLQMIEQLAPDAVLRLDQGCIAETGDLALAREIARTGFARTGAAALRQAVEA; encoded by the coding sequence ATGACCGACACCACCCCCGCCCTGCTCGATGTGCGCGACCTGCGCGTGCAGGTGGGCGAGCGCACCGTCTTGCACTGCGCCTCGCTCACGGCTGCGCCCGGCTCGCTGTCGGTGCTGATGGGCGCCAACGGCAGCGGCAAGAGCACGCTGGGCATGGCGCTGGCCGGCCATCCGCACTACCGCGTGCTGGGCGGGCAGGCGCTGCTGGACGGGCAGGATCTGCTGGCCATGGCTGCGCACGAGCGCGCCCGCGCCGGTCTGTTCGTGTCCTTCCAGTCGCCGCCCGACATCCCCGGCGTGAAGAACAACTTGTTCATCCGCACCGCGCTCAACGCCGTGCAAGAGTCGCGCGGGCAGCAGCCGCTGGACGCCTTCGACTTCCTGAGCCGCGCCAAAAAGTCGGCCCGCGAACTGGGCCTGCCCGAGGCCATGCTGGCGCGGCCCGTCAACGAGGGCTTTTCCGGCGGGGAGAGAAAGCGCAACGAACTGCTGCAACTGTCGCTGCTGCAGCCGCGCGTGGCCCTGCTCGACGAGATCGACTCTGGGCTGGACGTGGACGGCGTGCGCGCCGTAGTGGCGCTGGTGGCCCGGCTGCGCGCCCAGGGCACGGCCTTCATCATCATTTCGCACTACCTGCAGATGATCGAGCAGCTGGCGCCCGACGCCGTGCTGCGCCTGGATCAGGGCTGCATTGCCGAGACCGGCGACCTGGCGCTGGCGCGCGAGATCGCCCGCACCGGCTTTGCCCGCACGGGCGCCGCCGCGCTGCGGCAAGCGGTGGAGGCCTGA